The genomic window GTTGTGGTCATGCGCAGCGACAAGCCGCCAGCTCAGCCCTCGACAATGGCCAGCTGCGCAGGCAGCTTTTCCGCCAGAAGATCGATCGCAGTGCGCAGTTTGCGTGGCATATGCTGCGTGCGTGGCCACAGCGCATTGATCGGAAAGACCGCACTTGCGCCTATGGTCTTCAACTCCCAGAGCGCTCCACGCACAAGGTTTTCCCTTGCCAGCCACGAGGGCAGCCAGGCAACGCCCATCCCCGCCACAGCCGCGTCCATGACACCTTGCAGATCGTCGGTCTGCATGCGCGCCTTCGGGCGCACGCAGATTGAACGCTCCTCCACGGTCAACCGCCAATCAACCACCTGACCGTGCCGGGTATACGCGACAGCGTCCAATCCCTCCAGCGCTGCCACGTCGAATACCGCTGAAGTCCGCCGCAGATATTTCGGCGCCGCACAGAACACCATCCCGTGCTCGCCCAGACGCTTGGCCACCAGGTCACCACTGTCAGGCGGGTTGCCGTTGCGGATACTCAGGTCAACGCCGTCCTCCAGCAGGTCAACCATGCGATCGGAGAACATCACATCCAGCAGCAGCTGCGGATGCTGCGCCGCCAACTCGATGAGGATGGGCATCACGCACAAATGCCCGAACAGCACCGGTATCGAAACCCGGAGCCGCCCGGCGATTTCTGCCTTGCCACTTTCCAGCGCCTGCTCCGCGCTCTTCATTTCGTCCAGGGCGCGCAAACAGTGTTCGTAGTAGGTCGCGCCGGCCTCGGTAAGATTCAGGCTGCGCGTGTTGCGGTTGAACAACCGCACCTTCAGGCGCGATTCCAGCCGGGCGATCGCCTTTGCCGCCGCCGACCGGGTCACGTGCAAGCGCTCAGCAGCCCGCGCGAAATTGCCGGCCCCGACAACCTCGACAAAAACGTCTATATCGGCTGAGAAATTTGCCACATTGGATCCTCCAAGGATCCAATGTGTGTATCTGATATGGACAATGGATACAAGCAGGAACCTTAAGGTGGCGGCATCGTCAAACTTCCGCGGCAACCGCCATGACCCGAATTCTCGCCCTGAAATCCAGCCTCAACGGCGCAAACTCCCGCAGCAATGGATTGATCGACAGCTTCCTGGCCCAACGACGCGCCAATGGCTACACCGACCAGGTGGTCGAGCGTGACTTGGCCGACATCGATCTGCCAGTGCTGGATGCCGAGCTGTTCCATGCCCTGCGTGGCGCGCAATCGCCGAATGACCGCGTCAGCGATGCCATTGCGCTCTCGGACAAGTTGATCGATGAGCTCAAGGCCTGCGAACTGATACTCATCGGAGCGCCCATGTACAACTTGAACGTGCCTACGCCGCTGAAGAACTGGTTCGATCTCATCGCCAGAGCGCAGGTTACCTTCCGCTACACCGACACCTATCCGGAAGGCCTGATCCACGGTGTGCGTGCCGTTGTCTTCAGCTCCCGCGGCGGTGTCCATGCCGGGCAAGCGACAGACGCAGTCACGCCTTACCTGCGTTCGGTGTTGGGCCTGATTGGCGTCACCGACGTGTCATTCGTTTACGCCGAAGGCATGGATATCCGCCCACATGGCATCGCGGCCGGAATGAATGAGGCCGCCACTCAGATAGCGCAGTTTGCGGGCCACTGATATTCCCTCCTTGTAAACAAGTCGCCGCGCCACCCGGCCGGATGGCCAGCAGCATCCGTCCCCAACCCACTCCCGTTGCGCCACAGGGGAGTGGGTTGGGCGGGCGGCGCTGCCAGCGCTACGGATTCAGGACAAATCCCAAAAATCCGTTCACCATCGCCAGCAGCCCCCGCAGAGCCCGGCCATGGAACGCATCGAACGCCCTTTCTTCCCGGTCATCTATGTGCGCGGCTACGCGATGACCCGCGATGAGATTGTGGAAACCACCTCCACCCCGTTCATGGGTTTCGAGGCCGGCTCCACCAAGATGCGCCAGGCGCAGGACGGCAGCATCGTCAAGTTCGTGTTCGAGTCGCCGCTGGTGCGGCTGATGAAGGATTACGACTACCGCGATGTCTACGAATTCGGTGCCGAACGCCGCGACCGCATCTCGCCACGCTGCATTGTCATCCATCGCTACTACGACCCGGCTGACCCGGCCTTTGGTGACGGCAAGACCCCGTCCATCATTGATGCGGCCACCGCGCTGGGCAAGCGCATCGAGCAGCTGCGCGACAGCATCTGCGGCAACAACGCGGCCATGCGCAAGGACTTCCGCGTCTACCTGGTGGCGCACTCGATGGGCGGGCTGATCTGCCGCTGCCTGCTGCAGAACCCGGATGTGGCCAGCGCCGAGGTGCGCGCGATGGTCGACAAGGCCTTCACCTATGCCACCCCGCACAACGGCATCGAGGTGGGCGGCATCAACCTGCCCAACCTGCTGTCGATCAACGACCTGAATAATTTCAACCGGACCAACATGGGCAAGTACCTCAAGGTGCCCAAGGACAAGGTCAATACGCTGGGCAACTCCGGCTTCCCGCCGGAGCGGCTGTTCTGCCTGATCGGCACCAACAGCCGCGACTACGCCGCCGCGCACGGGCTGTCATCCTTTGCGGTGGGCGCGCTCAGCGACGGGCTGGTGCGCATCGCCAACGCCTATGTGGAAGGTTCGCCGCGCGCGTTCGTCAACCGCAGCCACAGCGGCTATTTCGGCATCGTCAACTCCGAGGAGGGCTACCAGAACCTGGTGCGCTTCCTGTTCGGCGATACCTGCGCCACCGCGCAGCTGGACATCAATGCGCTGCCGTTCCCGCCGGAGATCGAGGCCGCCCGCAAGCGCGGCAAGAAGATCGAGTCTTCTTATTACATCGAGGCCACGGTGGCGCCGCGCGGTGCCTACACCTATGAACTCACCTCGCGCACACAGGCCAACCAATGTGCCATCCGACGCGAGTACGGCGACATCTTCGATGCGCAGGGCAACCTATTGAAGGACAAGCGCTCGACCGTGCTGTTCTCGGTGTTCCTGGACAGCAGCAAGATCCTGGCCGGCAGCGAGATTGCGTTCTCCATCGATCTGGCAGTGAGCAACGCCGGCTATCAGGTCGATGGTGCGCTGTTCCTGAAGAACCACATCCCCGGTGAATACCTGTTCCGCAACACCCTGGTGGTCTTCGCCAAACCCGACGAGGCGGGCGGCTGGCGGCTGCGCTATGTCTGGAGTGATGACCAGTGGGCCGGCGGACCGAAGAACGAGGCCGAGCTGGCGGGCGCGCGTACCAAGGCCGTCGGCATCACCCAGCAGGCGCCGAACATCTTCGCCATTCCACTGCAGTCGGCCAAGGGCTTCAACGCGGAACTGAAACTCTCCCTTTCCGCCTGGCGCTGAACTGCGCTGGCATCCTGCAGCGGACCGGCACTCGACGGAACGGGCGGCCTGCTGCCGCCACCATCATCGGCGTGCTCCAACGGCGCCTGCGAATGCCGGGGTGAAGGCGTTGCCTTGCATATTACTGGCGTGCACCGGCGGCGATTCCCGCCCATGGCAGCCACTGCCGCACGCACCGTCTGCGAACAACACATGCGCGCCAACGTGCGGTGCCGCTTGCCGGCACCGCACAACAGCGCTCAGGCCATCGCTGGCACCTGATCCAACTCTTCGCGGATGCTGTCGATGAACACACCATCGTTCAAGTACGCAACATTCAACCGCGTCCACGGCGACACCTGTTCCGTATCGACATTGAAGAACGCGCCCGGGGCCAGTACCACCCCGCGTGACAACAGCCGCGAAGTCAGCAGCCGGGTGTCGTCAATGCCCCTGAATCGTGCCCACAGATACAGACTCTGCTCCGGCGCGGCGTAGACCGTTGCATCCAGCCGATGCAATACCTCCAGGCCTTCGGCGGTGGCCGCACGTACGCGGTCCTGCAGGCGGCCCACGTGGCGCAGGAAATTGCCTTCGCGGAGAATTGCCTCCAGCACACGCTCGCCGTACTCGCTGCTGCCGATGTGCAGCAGCATCTTCAGGTCGGCCAGTTCCTCGACGTGCGAGTTCTCGCCGGCAATGAAACCGCTGCGCAGTGCGGCGGACACCGACTTGGAGAAGCTGCCCACGTACAAGGTGTTCCTGAACTGCGACAGCGAGGACAGCCGGAACGCCGAGTTGGGCTTGAAATCGGCCATGGCGTCGTTCTCGACGATCAGCACATTGTGCGCGGCCGCCAACTCCAGCAGGCGCTTGCCAACCTCGGGGGATACATCGGTGCCGGTGGGGTTGTGCGCGGTGGACTGCATGAAGAAAACGCGCGCCTTGCTGGTCTGCAATGCGGCTTCGAACTCGGCCAGGTCCGGGCCGTCCACACGCCGCGTGATCGCGATCGACTTGGCGCCCTGCAGCTGCAGTTTGCCGAACAACGGGTAGTAGCCGGGTTGTTCGACCAGCACCGTGTCACCCGGCGCGACGTAGCGTCGGATAATCAGGTCCAACGCATGGTTGGCGCCAAAGGTGGTCACCAGCTGGCGCGGACCCAGCTCCATGCCGTGCATCGCCATGCGCCGGATCAGCTGCTGGCGCAACGGCAGGTAGCCATAGCGGTTGCCGTAGCGGAACAGGCTGCCGCTGCCACTGCGTGCCACCTGCCGGTGGAAGCGGTCCAGGCGCATGTACGTCAACCAGTCAACCGGCGGAAAACCCTCGGCCAGATGCGAGCGTCCCGGTTCGCGGATGGCCTGCTGCCGCATCAGCCACAACGTGTCGATCACGCGGCTGTAGCCGACCGGCTCTTCATCGATGTCGCGTTCCGGCGGCGCCTCCACACCACGCACAAAAAAACCTTTGCCGTGTTGTGCTTCCACCAGTGCTCGCTCGCCAAGCAGATCGAATGCCGAGATCACCGTGTTCTTGGAATAGCCATTCAATCGCGCGTACTCGCGCAACGAAGGCAGCTTGTCGCCGGGCTTCAACACGCCGGCTAATATCTGGCGGCCAATATCCATGGCAACTTTTTCCGCCAATGAAATCTTACGTGGTTCAGAGCGCATAAAAATCCATACAAAATTTTTCGGGCGCTAACTGTATCTACGCGTCCGCGCACGCTGTAAAGAGCATAAATAGACATTTAGAGATGAATTGGCGGATCCACATTCGGTCATGCGCTGTCCGAAAAAACTGTATCTGCCGCACGTGTCTGGCGGAGCACATTACTGCTTGC from Stenotrophomonas nitritireducens includes these protein-coding regions:
- a CDS encoding LysR family transcriptional regulator, encoding MANFSADIDVFVEVVGAGNFARAAERLHVTRSAAAKAIARLESRLKVRLFNRNTRSLNLTEAGATYYEHCLRALDEMKSAEQALESGKAEIAGRLRVSIPVLFGHLCVMPILIELAAQHPQLLLDVMFSDRMVDLLEDGVDLSIRNGNPPDSGDLVAKRLGEHGMVFCAAPKYLRRTSAVFDVAALEGLDAVAYTRHGQVVDWRLTVEERSICVRPKARMQTDDLQGVMDAAVAGMGVAWLPSWLARENLVRGALWELKTIGASAVFPINALWPRTQHMPRKLRTAIDLLAEKLPAQLAIVEG
- a CDS encoding PLP-dependent aminotransferase family protein produces the protein MRSEPRKISLAEKVAMDIGRQILAGVLKPGDKLPSLREYARLNGYSKNTVISAFDLLGERALVEAQHGKGFFVRGVEAPPERDIDEEPVGYSRVIDTLWLMRQQAIREPGRSHLAEGFPPVDWLTYMRLDRFHRQVARSGSGSLFRYGNRYGYLPLRQQLIRRMAMHGMELGPRQLVTTFGANHALDLIIRRYVAPGDTVLVEQPGYYPLFGKLQLQGAKSIAITRRVDGPDLAEFEAALQTSKARVFFMQSTAHNPTGTDVSPEVGKRLLELAAAHNVLIVENDAMADFKPNSAFRLSSLSQFRNTLYVGSFSKSVSAALRSGFIAGENSHVEELADLKMLLHIGSSEYGERVLEAILREGNFLRHVGRLQDRVRAATAEGLEVLHRLDATVYAAPEQSLYLWARFRGIDDTRLLTSRLLSRGVVLAPGAFFNVDTEQVSPWTRLNVAYLNDGVFIDSIREELDQVPAMA
- a CDS encoding FMN-dependent NADH-azoreductase; the encoded protein is MTRILALKSSLNGANSRSNGLIDSFLAQRRANGYTDQVVERDLADIDLPVLDAELFHALRGAQSPNDRVSDAIALSDKLIDELKACELILIGAPMYNLNVPTPLKNWFDLIARAQVTFRYTDTYPEGLIHGVRAVVFSSRGGVHAGQATDAVTPYLRSVLGLIGVTDVSFVYAEGMDIRPHGIAAGMNEAATQIAQFAGH
- a CDS encoding esterase/lipase family protein encodes the protein MERIERPFFPVIYVRGYAMTRDEIVETTSTPFMGFEAGSTKMRQAQDGSIVKFVFESPLVRLMKDYDYRDVYEFGAERRDRISPRCIVIHRYYDPADPAFGDGKTPSIIDAATALGKRIEQLRDSICGNNAAMRKDFRVYLVAHSMGGLICRCLLQNPDVASAEVRAMVDKAFTYATPHNGIEVGGINLPNLLSINDLNNFNRTNMGKYLKVPKDKVNTLGNSGFPPERLFCLIGTNSRDYAAAHGLSSFAVGALSDGLVRIANAYVEGSPRAFVNRSHSGYFGIVNSEEGYQNLVRFLFGDTCATAQLDINALPFPPEIEAARKRGKKIESSYYIEATVAPRGAYTYELTSRTQANQCAIRREYGDIFDAQGNLLKDKRSTVLFSVFLDSSKILAGSEIAFSIDLAVSNAGYQVDGALFLKNHIPGEYLFRNTLVVFAKPDEAGGWRLRYVWSDDQWAGGPKNEAELAGARTKAVGITQQAPNIFAIPLQSAKGFNAELKLSLSAWR